The Cydia splendana chromosome 2, ilCydSple1.2, whole genome shotgun sequence nucleotide sequence aggacattgggtgttgacagccccataatatgtgtgtaaaagcggttttatgacattttttcaacgattttaacaagtctacaaaagtttcggtttcggtttcggccgaaactagagccaaagccaaacattcggtttcggtttcggtttcggcaaaaaaacatgtttcggtcggacactacttaaTATATGAGGAGTCAACATTTATTATAGTGTCCTTAAAATGTTTTACCGTGGTTACCGTTCTCTTTACAtctgggtggtattccaccctGTCCaaccaatttctttgtccaatgtgtattttgtctcacattttgcttaatgagagagtgagacgcaatgacattggacagaaGAAATACCACCGTAATCTACAGAATACTCTTACCCCGGCTACACACGTAactataaatcgtagcgattaaaTTGTGCAGTCTGAACTGCGCAGTTTTATCaaccgtgtgtatgacaaatcgttgtcgattatcgtaacgatttgtcatacacacggtagataaaactgcgcagttcggactgcacagtttaatcgctacgatttatcgttacgtatgtaGCCGGCATTACTGTAATGTTAGAAATAGGCGATGCAGACATATAGATTTTATTTTACTCGTAAACTTTTAAAAAGCCCTAATTTTAGAGGGTTGATGTAGCTTGAATTAAaggcaacatttttatttcgtttagaaatttaaaaaacattttattatcTAGTCAAAACGAATCAGACAAAAATACCATACGATATTTTCACGTTTATAAATTTGCCTTAAATAGCTCGGTTTTTTCCTGTAGATTGGTAGCATTGGCGGTGTAAAAATGTTGCCAGTTTAATATATTTACCCTTAAACGAGGGACATAAATTAATTAAGAACATTATATCTTCTGATAATAATAAACGCAGGCTGTCTAGATTCTCTAGATTAGACGAAATAGGTattccttcgagcaacacggaagggaggcggcattcgcactatttcccctctgccgaggtacaagattagcgcgtcaatctaatctaacgcgggtaataaaactagttgcacttggatttttcactagaccgagtccagacgcgcgcgtgaacactgctgcacaaaaatgtctgtttgctcggttttttgttataaaaagaggtcggggacatcaaatttacaaaaataaagtgttacatttcacatgtaatatttttttttacatatcatacgtttaattacattcaaacacaattattatattttagtctcatgtaattgttggatttatcgattttgctcgctcagtacaaattgcggatgggtcgagcgacaaatccgacttctcatctcttaGAATACAAtgacatacttcaacgaaaatgtgttagtgtgcgtgttgtgacacttgtcactcgtccgtacacaaaaagagatcgaggtttgcaagatttgtctttgacgtgtgtcattttctatgtatttgtgtcgtcattacagattggattttgatgggattttgtatgtaagtgtgtgagaagtgcgactgtgtgcacctttcccccgcgaaaaatggcagaaagatttgtacggtgagatatcgcttgggcccctcccttccgatgtgtcggaagccggtgttgctcgaagagttATTCCGtctgcgtatttaatttatggTCTTAAAACAGTAATTGTCACGTTTtcaactatagatggtcaagcaaatcttgtcagtagaaaaaggcgcgaaattcaaattatcccttcgcgcctacatttttcaaatttgccgcctttttctactgacaagatctgcttgaccaagtataaaagGTAGAGTCtgtacggaaagagaagagtcgtggaatgtatggggcccaatacattccacgactctttccgaacagactatagTTTTCCTgattcttactgactgacaaattggtttgaccaactacctatacattgtcggttgtcggtataagttgatttcaaattgaagctttatggaaataGCGTCTTATTAACAACCGTCAATAAGTACCTTTTTTGGTGAAAACGGTACAATTTTAATGATTACTTTTAAACAcatgatttaaaaaataatgcataaagtttgtcaaaggacgtctcgtttcaaacatagacagagagaatcatactatctttgtcttacactagtactagcacccaaaagaaaaggatgagtatagtttactttgttcttatttactgacaaattggtttgaccaactataacttGAATTAGCTGAAATGGGAAAAAGTTATTCACGCACATGGCAACATACACTGCCGCCATATTGATGTTCtggttgtcaatgtcatttACATGAATTACATGTCAGTCATTTAGTATTCTTTTCCGGTTTACCTGTGGAGTACGCGAGACGTATGTTGAATTGAATCTTTAATAATCATAGTGAATTAGTGGTTTTTTAAGTAATCATAGTACTAAAAAGCCTTAAAGCATTGTTCTTTTGAATTATTTACGTGTATTATCTGATTTTAATCCAGTTTTTGATTACAGCGTGAACATGTTTTATATGACGGGGAAGGGTCGTGGATCGCTCTATTTGTGGCCAGACCGATGATGTGACTTCTGATCAAATAATTGATTTTGTTGCTAGGTCTGCCACAGGCTTCCCAAGATGGGCGCGTACAGATATATTCAGGAATTGTACCGCAAAAAGCTGAGCGATGTTATGCGTTTTCTCTTGCGCATAAGGGTATGGCAATACCGGCAGTTGACGCGCATGCACCGCGCCCCCAGGCCCACCAGGCCTGACAAGGCGAGGAGGATGGGATACCGCGCCAAGCAAGGTAATGTACCTCTTGTGTAATTTTTCATTCATAACCTAAACCACGTTGTTTCTCTAGTAATCAATTTATATTCTAtaaatttcatataagtttCTTTGGCCTTCACAATTCATCAAATATCCATCTATTACCTCAAAATCTGTTGCCAACTTTATATCCTAACGCAAAAACAACCGTTCGTGCAGGGTACGTGATCTTCAGAATCCGCGTGCGCCGTGGAGGCCGCAAGCGCCCGGTCGCCAAGGGCGCCACCTACGGCAAGCCCAAGAGCCACGGAGTTAACCAGCTGAAGCCCACGCGCAACCTGCAGTCCATTGCTGAGGTTAGTTTTTACAGGAATGCaacattaaccttttgaacgccaaacggcgcatccatttgccgtgccactgacgccacgggggtaaaatttagttttgtgaattaataatgccaacctaaaagtggggtgtttttcagtagattttcatcaaaaaacgatcgacgtcaaaatatgccgtctttggcgtcgttgtcacgattttgcgttgacgtcaattgccgtctgtggcgttcaaaggtTAAGGGTGGCCAAGAGAACCTTATGCAGGATACTATCACTAAGAGACTAACCATGCTGTTTTCAT carries:
- the LOC134805984 gene encoding large ribosomal subunit protein eL15; this translates as MGAYRYIQELYRKKLSDVMRFLLRIRVWQYRQLTRMHRAPRPTRPDKARRMGYRAKQGYVIFRIRVRRGGRKRPVAKGATYGKPKSHGVNQLKPTRNLQSIAEERVGRRCGGLRVLNSYWVAQDSSYKYFEVILVDPSHKAIRRDPKINWIVNAVHKHREMRGLTSAGRSSRGLGKGHRYSQTKGGSRRACWLRRNTLQLHRKR